Genomic DNA from Streptomyces venezuelae:
GGTTCCCCCGGCGCGGTGGCACCAACTACTCTGCCCGCGCGCCGACTTCACCGCCACCGAATAAAAGTCGGTCACTTCTTCAAGAAGCCGGTTACTCCTCGCCCGCCAGCGTCAGCGAGCGGAGCTTCTGGCCGGCGTACCAGGTGGTGGCCACCGTGACCGCGAGCAGCAGGACCGCCCCGGTCGTCAGCCCGACGTCCGAGGTGATCAGGTCGCCCTTGCCGACCTTCTCCGCCACCGCGAGGGACCACTGCTGGACGCTGAGGGTGCGCGCTCCGGAGACCAGCGAGCCGAAGAGGGCCTCCCACACCAGGGCGTAGACGAGCCCGAAGACCACGGCGTGCCGGGTGATCGTGCCGAGGAGCAGGAAGATCGCGGCATACGTGATCGAGGCGACGAGGGCCGCGATCGTGTAGGCGACGGCGATCTGCTGGCCGTTGCCGTTGAGGATCATCCCCGCGACGAACGTGGGGATCGCGGAGAACGCCATGGTCACGGCGATGGCGACGATCAGCTTGGTGAAGATGATCGCGGGCCGCTTGATAGGCTTGGAGAGCAGGTAGACGACGGAGCCGTCGTCGATCTCCGGGCCGATCGCGCCCGTGCCCGCGATGACGCCGATGATCGGCACCATCGTGGCGAGCGCGAAGCCGCCGAGGACGTCGACGGCCACTTGGTCGTCGGCGCCGCTGAAGCCGCGTACCGCCGCGGAGATGGCGATCAGCAGAACGGGCAGGGCGAAGAGGATGAGTGCCCGGCGGCGGCCGAGCAGGGCCCGGTAGGTGAGCCGGGCGACAGTGGGGTCGTACATGAGGGCTCCCTTCAGGCCGCGACGAGGTAGGAGAAGACCGACTCGAGGGACTCGTCCGAGGGCGAGACCGTGAGGAGCCGGATGCCGTGTTCCCGGGCGACCCGGGGCAGCAGCGTGGTGAACCGCGCGAAATCGACCGCCTGGACGCGCAGGGCGCCCTCCTTGAGGTCGACTTCGATGCCGGCCGTCGAAGGGTCGGCGATCAGCGCGGCGGCCAGGGCGCGGTCGTCGCTGGAGCGGATCAGATAGCGGTGGGGCCGGTCGGTCATGAGCCGGCGGATGCGGCGGAAGTCGCCGCTGGCCGCGTGGCGTCCGGCGACGATCACCTCGATGTGGGAGGCCAGTTGCTCCACCTCCTCGAGGATGTGCGAGGAGAAGAGGACCGTGCGGCCCTGGCCCCCCATGGTGCGCAGGAGCTCCATCAGCTGCATGCGCTGGCGCGGGTCCATGCCGTTGAAGGGTTCGTCGAGCAGCAGCACGGCCGGGTCGTGGACCAGTGCGGACGCCATTTTCACGCGCTGGCGCATGCCCTTGGAGTACGTGGAGATCTTGCGGTCCTGCGCGTACTCCATCTCGACCGTGGCCAGCGCCTTCTTGGCGGCCCGTTCGTCGAGTCCGTGCAACTCGGCGTTGGCGACGACGAATTCGCGGCCCGTGAGGAAGTCGTACATGGCCTCCCTCTCGGGGACGATGCCGATGTCCTTGTAGATCTGTTCGTTCCGCCAGATCGGCTTGTCGTCGAGGGTGACGCTGCCGGTGGAGGGGGCGAGGAAGCCGCCCATCATGTTGATGAGGGTTGATTTGCCCGCGCCGTTCGGGCCGAGGAGGCCCGTGACGCCGGGGCCGATGTTCATGGTGATGTCGTTGACGGCCACCACGTTCCCGAACCAGCGGGAGGCATGGTCAATATTGATCGTGCTCACAGCCCGACCTTTCGGTAGCGGCGCATCATCGCGCCGTAGCAGCCGGCGATGAGGCCGAGGACGACGACTACGTAGACAACGCCCACGCCGGACGAGGGGCCTTCCCCTCCGGGGAAGGCGGAGGTCGCGCCGAGGAACGCGGTCTGCACGCCGTCGATGAGCGTGATCGGCGAGAAGAGCCCGAGCCAGCTGATGGCGTCGGCGCTGCTGTCCTGCTCGAACGCGATGGCCTGGACGGTGGACACCGCTCCGTAGGTGATGGTCAGGACGGCGATGACGGCGGCGATGCCGAAGCCGCGGCGGGGGGTGATCGCCGAGATGACGAGCGCGATGCCGGAGAAGAACAGGGAGAGAAGCGCCACGGAGACCAGTCCCTGTGCGAAGCCCTTGCTCTGGTCGGTGAAGTCGAGCTTGGCGAGCAGGGCTCCCGCGTAGAGCACGAGGAGCGGGGCGGCCGTGAGGACGAAGAGGGCCGAGGTCATCGCGGCGAACTTCGCCAGGACGTAGTCACCGCGCTCGATGGGCCGTGAGAAGTAGAGCGGGACGGTCTTGAAGCGCAGGTCGCGCGACACGGTCTGGGGGGCCTGGGCGGCCAGGAAGAGGCTGATGACGGCCTGCATGACGATGGCGTAGCGCGTGTAGTCCACGGGGAGGTCGTCGGCCTTGGTGGCCACGGCGACAGCCACCATGATCGCCGCGGGCACGCACATCACCGCGAAGAGGATCATCGGCAGGACCTTGGACTTGGCGGAACGCCCCAGTCCGTACGCGCCGCGCAGACTCTGCGAGAAGAGCGAGCGGCGGGCGTAGGCGCGGCCGAGGCGGGGGCCGTCGTAGTTCCGGTAGCCGATGTTGTGGATCTGGGTGGACTCGGTGCTCATCGCGCCCCTCCCTCCTTCTGCTGTGCGGCGGCGGTGGCCGCCCATGCGGCCGCGCGTTCGGTCTCGGGCTCCTGCCGCGGCTCGTCCTTGAAGACCTCGGCGATGTGGTGCCTGCGCTGTTCCATGCGGACCAGGCCGAGGCCGAGGTCGGCGACGAGGTCGCGCACGATGTCGTACGTCTCCTCGCCCTCCG
This window encodes:
- a CDS encoding ABC transporter ATP-binding protein produces the protein MSTINIDHASRWFGNVVAVNDITMNIGPGVTGLLGPNGAGKSTLINMMGGFLAPSTGSVTLDDKPIWRNEQIYKDIGIVPEREAMYDFLTGREFVVANAELHGLDERAAKKALATVEMEYAQDRKISTYSKGMRQRVKMASALVHDPAVLLLDEPFNGMDPRQRMQLMELLRTMGGQGRTVLFSSHILEEVEQLASHIEVIVAGRHAASGDFRRIRRLMTDRPHRYLIRSSDDRALAAALIADPSTAGIEVDLKEGALRVQAVDFARFTTLLPRVAREHGIRLLTVSPSDESLESVFSYLVAA
- a CDS encoding ABC transporter permease codes for the protein MYDPTVARLTYRALLGRRRALILFALPVLLIAISAAVRGFSGADDQVAVDVLGGFALATMVPIIGVIAGTGAIGPEIDDGSVVYLLSKPIKRPAIIFTKLIVAIAVTMAFSAIPTFVAGMILNGNGQQIAVAYTIAALVASITYAAIFLLLGTITRHAVVFGLVYALVWEALFGSLVSGARTLSVQQWSLAVAEKVGKGDLITSDVGLTTGAVLLLAVTVATTWYAGQKLRSLTLAGEE
- a CDS encoding ABC transporter permease, which translates into the protein MSTESTQIHNIGYRNYDGPRLGRAYARRSLFSQSLRGAYGLGRSAKSKVLPMILFAVMCVPAAIMVAVAVATKADDLPVDYTRYAIVMQAVISLFLAAQAPQTVSRDLRFKTVPLYFSRPIERGDYVLAKFAAMTSALFVLTAAPLLVLYAGALLAKLDFTDQSKGFAQGLVSVALLSLFFSGIALVISAITPRRGFGIAAVIAVLTITYGAVSTVQAIAFEQDSSADAISWLGLFSPITLIDGVQTAFLGATSAFPGGEGPSSGVGVVYVVVVLGLIAGCYGAMMRRYRKVGL